One window of the Arthrobacter sp. D5-1 genome contains the following:
- a CDS encoding carbon-nitrogen hydrolase family protein: MRVALAQVITGRDLADNLRLLEEYARLAKGGGAELVVFPEAMMRAFGNSLLDVAEPLDGPWAGRVRALADELQIVIVAGMFTPGTPSDSGARRVRNTLLATGPGVEASYDKIHLFDAFGFAESDTVEAGTDPVTFDAGGLTFGLATCYDIRFPALFTANADRGAVVNIVSASWGAGPGKAEQWQLLARARAVDTTTFVLACGQGDPATQGVEPKGAAPTGVGYSAVVSPFGQVLESLDGEPGLIFHDLDPAVVQEARQKLPVLANRRDF, from the coding sequence GTGCGCGTGGCACTCGCCCAAGTCATCACCGGCCGGGATCTGGCCGACAATCTGCGGCTCCTGGAGGAGTACGCCCGTCTGGCGAAAGGCGGCGGCGCCGAACTTGTGGTCTTCCCCGAAGCCATGATGCGCGCGTTCGGGAATTCTCTTCTGGATGTCGCTGAACCCCTGGATGGGCCGTGGGCCGGGCGGGTGCGCGCCCTCGCCGACGAACTGCAGATAGTGATCGTGGCCGGCATGTTCACCCCCGGCACTCCTTCGGATTCAGGAGCGCGTCGCGTGCGGAACACGCTGCTGGCCACCGGGCCTGGCGTCGAGGCTAGCTACGACAAGATCCATCTCTTTGACGCGTTCGGCTTCGCCGAGTCGGACACCGTTGAGGCAGGTACAGACCCCGTAACGTTCGACGCCGGCGGCCTCACCTTTGGTTTAGCCACCTGCTACGACATCCGGTTCCCTGCCTTGTTCACGGCCAACGCTGATCGTGGCGCGGTGGTGAACATCGTCTCGGCGTCCTGGGGAGCCGGGCCGGGCAAAGCCGAGCAGTGGCAACTTCTTGCCCGGGCCCGCGCCGTGGACACCACCACGTTCGTGCTCGCGTGCGGCCAAGGAGATCCCGCCACGCAGGGCGTTGAGCCCAAAGGTGCCGCGCCCACGGGGGTGGGGTACTCCGCCGTCGTATCCCCGTTCGGCCAGGTCCTGGAATCCCTCGACGGCGAACCCGGCCTGATCTTCCACGACCTGGATCCCGCCGTGGTGCAGGAAGCCCGCCAAAAACTCCCGGTGCTGGCCAACCGCCGCGACTTCTGA
- the glgX gene encoding glycogen debranching protein GlgX yields MVMPIFDTAAAVDASRPRPLGLSTPQPGLDDAEMTQDHQVNVAVFAPDLKQVEIAFQAPGEPWRAHILPNLEDGVHFGLVSGMPPGTRYGFREAPSERGFPLSLPAVDLDDDGEHRLLLDPYGRAVDQRGEFLTSVHVETGFDWGEDRPPRIPLRTSVIYEAHVRGQTMLHPEIPEHLRGTYAGMAHPVMIQHLTELGITAVQLLPIHFHLDESHLQDLGMTNYWGYNTAAFFAPHSDYATEAARKAGPHAVQDELKGMIKLLHAAGIEVILDVVYNHTAEAGPDGPPLSFRGLAEKRYYRHDAHGRYLDTTGCGNTLDFSDPVVVDLALDSLRYWVNDFHVDGFRFDLAVTLCRDAGNTFDPQHPFLQAIAEDPVLSEVKLIAEPWDVGYGGWQTGRFPHGWSDWNDHFRDGVRSFWLSDRAAIEAGGQGGSVASLAELMAGSANLFASSGRTRLASVNFITAHDGFTLKDLVSYDRKHNEANGEQNRDGHGDNRSYNHGVEGRSENEAIVAARALSVRNLMATLLLSFGVPMITAGDEIGRTQQGNNNAYCQDNPTAWLDWSRTQEANAMFRTTRELVRLRRWFLRHQPESFPGNANDSSLQWFDDKGQRMTPARWNDPNVRSVQLLMGHEDSEIRGLIVVNGSNQDVKMVLPEILSETGIGKRMFELRFTTSVLHERRKGALVASGERDILQANTINIYRT; encoded by the coding sequence ATGGTTATGCCTATTTTTGACACAGCAGCCGCCGTCGACGCCTCGCGGCCACGGCCCCTCGGACTGAGCACGCCCCAGCCCGGCCTTGACGATGCCGAAATGACGCAGGACCACCAGGTGAACGTGGCAGTTTTCGCGCCCGACCTGAAACAGGTGGAGATCGCCTTCCAGGCTCCCGGAGAGCCGTGGCGCGCCCACATCCTTCCCAACCTTGAGGATGGAGTGCATTTCGGGCTGGTCAGTGGGATGCCTCCGGGCACCCGTTACGGTTTCCGCGAGGCCCCTTCCGAGCGCGGCTTCCCCTTGTCCCTGCCGGCTGTGGACCTGGACGACGACGGCGAACATCGCCTGTTGCTTGACCCCTACGGCCGCGCTGTGGACCAGCGGGGCGAGTTCCTCACCAGTGTGCACGTGGAAACAGGTTTTGACTGGGGCGAGGACCGGCCGCCCCGCATTCCTTTGCGAACCTCCGTCATCTACGAAGCGCATGTCCGTGGTCAGACGATGCTGCACCCGGAGATACCGGAACACCTAAGAGGTACCTACGCCGGGATGGCACATCCGGTGATGATCCAGCACCTTACCGAGCTCGGCATCACGGCCGTCCAGCTCCTGCCCATCCACTTCCACCTGGATGAGTCCCACCTCCAGGACCTGGGCATGACCAACTACTGGGGCTACAACACAGCCGCCTTCTTTGCACCGCATTCGGACTATGCCACAGAGGCGGCGCGCAAGGCCGGTCCCCACGCGGTACAGGACGAGCTCAAGGGCATGATCAAGTTGCTGCATGCGGCGGGCATCGAGGTCATCCTGGACGTGGTGTACAACCACACCGCCGAAGCTGGTCCGGATGGACCGCCCCTGAGCTTCCGTGGACTGGCAGAGAAGCGCTACTACCGGCACGATGCCCATGGGCGCTACCTGGACACCACCGGCTGTGGAAACACCTTGGACTTCAGCGATCCCGTGGTGGTGGACCTGGCCCTGGATTCCCTGCGGTATTGGGTGAACGACTTCCACGTGGACGGCTTCCGCTTTGACCTTGCCGTGACCTTGTGCCGGGACGCGGGCAACACCTTCGACCCCCAGCATCCCTTCCTGCAGGCCATCGCGGAGGACCCGGTACTGTCCGAGGTCAAGCTCATTGCCGAGCCGTGGGACGTCGGTTACGGCGGCTGGCAAACAGGCCGTTTCCCCCACGGTTGGTCGGATTGGAACGACCATTTCCGTGACGGCGTCCGCAGCTTCTGGCTGTCCGACCGTGCCGCCATCGAAGCAGGCGGCCAGGGCGGTTCCGTGGCATCGTTGGCTGAACTCATGGCCGGTTCCGCGAACCTCTTCGCATCTTCCGGACGCACGCGGCTTGCATCGGTCAACTTCATCACGGCCCACGACGGCTTCACGTTGAAGGACCTGGTGAGCTACGACCGGAAGCACAACGAGGCCAACGGTGAGCAGAACCGCGACGGCCACGGCGATAACCGCAGCTACAACCACGGTGTTGAGGGCCGGAGCGAGAACGAGGCCATTGTGGCCGCCCGCGCCCTGTCCGTCCGCAACCTGATGGCAACCCTGCTGTTGTCCTTCGGCGTCCCCATGATCACGGCAGGCGACGAAATCGGCCGGACCCAGCAGGGCAACAACAACGCCTACTGCCAGGACAACCCCACGGCATGGCTGGATTGGAGCCGCACCCAGGAAGCCAACGCCATGTTCCGGACTACGCGTGAGCTGGTCCGGCTCCGCCGCTGGTTCCTGCGCCACCAGCCTGAGAGTTTCCCCGGCAACGCGAACGATTCCAGCCTGCAATGGTTCGACGACAAAGGCCAGCGGATGACTCCCGCACGTTGGAACGATCCCAATGTGCGCTCCGTCCAGCTCCTGATGGGGCACGAGGACAGCGAAATCCGTGGCTTGATCGTAGTGAACGGAAGCAACCAGGATGTGAAGATGGTGCTGCCGGAGATCCTGAGTGAAACGGGCATCGGCAAGCGCATGTTTGAGCTCCGCTTCACAACGTCGGTGCTGCATGAACGGCGGAAGGGCGCGTTGGTGGCCTCAGGCGAGCGGGATATCCTGCAAGCCAACACCATCAACATCTACCGCACGTAG
- a CDS encoding ribonuclease domain-containing protein, with the protein MNRSRSKLVAFAGLVIAVVVLVVAMVGGGSLTATPTAPSTTPEPGSVSTSAAAVANPSTLPAINASQLPKEARQTLALIAKGGPYPYREDNGNFGNFEGRLPKKTSGFYKEYTVTTPGESDRGARRIVVGKDSAKYYTPDHYKSFKFIVEGK; encoded by the coding sequence ATGAACCGCAGCCGCAGCAAACTGGTGGCGTTCGCGGGGTTGGTGATCGCCGTCGTCGTGTTGGTGGTCGCCATGGTGGGCGGTGGCTCGCTCACGGCCACACCCACAGCGCCAAGCACGACGCCGGAACCTGGCTCCGTGTCGACGTCGGCCGCAGCGGTGGCAAACCCCTCAACGCTGCCCGCCATCAATGCCTCCCAGTTGCCCAAGGAAGCCCGTCAAACGCTGGCGCTGATCGCCAAAGGCGGCCCTTATCCCTATAGGGAAGACAACGGAAATTTCGGCAACTTTGAAGGCCGCCTGCCCAAGAAGACCAGCGGCTTCTACAAGGAATACACGGTGACCACGCCAGGAGAATCGGACCGGGGCGCCCGCAGAATCGTCGTGGGCAAGGACTCAGCCAAGTACTACACCCCGGACCATTACAAGTCGTTCAAGTTCATCGTCGAAGGCAAGTAG
- a CDS encoding barstar family protein, with the protein MKIYSADTWTLEELQEQISDAGRRTVMVPPATTKQAVLEVFAQVLDFPEYYGVNLDALNDSLHDYADALSEDDGGPVTMIWQVPAAYRTDRSFGVVCEVLQDAERYAGRDLAVIAVFEN; encoded by the coding sequence ATGAAGATATATTCAGCAGACACCTGGACCCTGGAAGAACTGCAGGAACAGATTTCCGACGCCGGCCGCAGGACCGTGATGGTCCCCCCGGCAACCACCAAGCAGGCGGTCCTGGAAGTCTTCGCCCAGGTCCTGGACTTCCCTGAGTACTACGGCGTGAACCTGGACGCCCTGAACGACTCCCTGCACGACTACGCCGACGCCCTCTCTGAGGACGACGGCGGCCCCGTCACCATGATCTGGCAGGTCCCGGCCGCCTACCGCACAGACCGATCCTTCGGGGTAGTCTGCGAAGTCCTCCAAGACGCAGAGCGCTACGCCGGCCGCGACCTCGCAGTCATCGCCGTTTTCGAGAATTAG
- a CDS encoding ATP-binding cassette domain-containing protein: MGPSGSGKSTLLNVLGLLDRASSGRLAIRGQAVDAASERSLDTMRLRLIGFVFQSSNVIGDDSVISNAAIGLRVQGVPMDERASAALDALEFVGLEHKRKVQAKLLSGGERQRLAIARAIATHPRIILADEPTGNLDSNNSRRVIEYLRKLNSEGVTVIVITHDVDVANQADRRIEIRDGRITSDVETKSQPMPQPRVPVDLEPFGAASQQSWVSRTVCSLMDDWGDALSALSARTLRTMLLILAFAIAIGGMTGALGISSTTSNAINNRLAIASQDRLSISIEDGPAVLRDDFDGLRSGVDRIARLPHVVGASYVYSAVPADVHITRVKPSDLEPETPLSLHSSSKNYFNDFGIELIPHNIRSALDDPLAGPLAVVSTKAAIALDIPFSKKSGPATGVSIWIDDQLVPIVGVFEPGPNFPEYADSVFVNASIMRAVSRSDLKVQVRTEKGFSAAIARVAPLAYSPSDPGKAKVDVTADIQSIRQDVSNDLGSLIALLSLVLMLLAIITAASSMYLTVQNRSAEIALRRAIGSSRWLICRSFILEGFIVGMTAGSLGGIIGTVTTLCVSWIQAWPPVLPPELWLVGVLLGATTGIVSAIYPAWVASRQDPAIAIRA, encoded by the coding sequence GTGGGCCCTTCAGGCTCAGGGAAATCGACGCTTTTGAACGTCTTGGGCTTGTTGGACAGAGCAAGCTCCGGACGTCTCGCCATTCGTGGGCAAGCCGTCGACGCCGCTTCAGAACGAAGCCTCGACACGATGCGATTACGCCTGATTGGGTTCGTTTTCCAGTCCTCAAACGTCATCGGTGACGATAGTGTGATCAGCAATGCTGCTATCGGATTACGGGTCCAAGGCGTGCCGATGGACGAGCGGGCGTCGGCTGCCTTGGACGCGCTGGAGTTCGTAGGTCTGGAGCATAAACGCAAGGTCCAAGCCAAGCTCCTATCAGGCGGCGAACGGCAACGACTTGCAATAGCACGGGCAATTGCGACACACCCGCGGATCATTCTTGCCGACGAGCCAACAGGCAATCTTGATTCAAACAACAGCAGACGGGTCATTGAATACCTTCGGAAACTCAACTCCGAAGGTGTCACCGTCATTGTCATCACCCATGATGTGGACGTGGCGAACCAAGCGGATCGCCGAATTGAGATCCGGGACGGTCGAATCACGAGTGACGTCGAAACGAAGTCCCAACCAATGCCGCAACCTAGGGTTCCGGTCGACCTCGAGCCGTTTGGTGCAGCCAGTCAGCAGTCATGGGTCTCTCGCACCGTGTGTTCCCTCATGGATGACTGGGGCGATGCACTGAGCGCGCTCTCGGCCCGCACCCTGCGAACAATGCTTCTCATTCTTGCATTTGCGATTGCCATCGGGGGGATGACGGGTGCCCTGGGTATCAGTTCGACGACGTCGAATGCCATAAACAATCGGCTGGCTATCGCCTCACAGGATCGGCTGTCCATCTCCATCGAAGACGGACCTGCCGTGCTTCGAGACGATTTCGATGGGCTTCGCTCCGGGGTAGATCGCATTGCCCGTCTTCCTCATGTAGTCGGCGCATCCTATGTGTACTCAGCGGTTCCGGCAGACGTACACATAACACGGGTTAAGCCCTCCGACCTGGAACCCGAAACGCCATTGTCACTCCACTCCTCCTCGAAGAACTACTTCAATGACTTCGGAATCGAGCTAATTCCCCACAACATCCGAAGTGCCCTCGATGACCCACTAGCTGGTCCACTCGCAGTAGTCTCGACAAAGGCGGCAATTGCGCTCGACATACCGTTCAGCAAGAAATCCGGGCCGGCGACAGGGGTGAGCATATGGATCGATGACCAACTTGTGCCGATTGTTGGTGTCTTCGAACCTGGCCCAAACTTTCCTGAGTACGCTGACTCCGTATTCGTAAACGCCAGCATCATGCGTGCCGTCTCAAGATCAGACCTAAAAGTTCAAGTTCGAACCGAAAAGGGCTTCTCGGCTGCGATTGCCCGAGTAGCACCGCTTGCATACTCGCCGAGCGACCCGGGGAAGGCAAAAGTAGACGTCACAGCCGATATTCAGTCAATCAGGCAGGATGTCTCAAATGATCTCGGGTCGCTCATCGCATTGCTATCGCTGGTCCTGATGCTCCTGGCGATCATCACTGCGGCTTCCTCGATGTACCTGACCGTTCAGAACCGATCGGCAGAGATAGCCCTTCGACGAGCGATCGGCTCAAGTCGATGGCTAATTTGCCGATCCTTCATCCTTGAGGGCTTCATCGTTGGAATGACAGCAGGTTCGCTCGGCGGCATCATCGGAACTGTGACCACGCTTTGCGTCTCCTGGATCCAGGCCTGGCCGCCCGTATTGCCCCCGGAGCTATGGCTGGTGGGAGTCCTTCTGGGTGCGACCACCGGTATTGTGAGCGCCATATACCCCGCGTGGGTCGCCAGTCGCCAAGATCCCGCTATTGCGATTCGCGCGTAG
- the glgP gene encoding alpha-glucan family phosphorylase, with protein sequence MKAIRRFTVRTVLPEPIRPLARLATNLRWSWHRPTRELFGSLNPALWEASQHDPIALLGSISREQLQDLANNGDVVERVQAAASDLDRYLSEPRWYQGLGEDAPACIAYFSPEFGITEVLPQYSGGLGILAGDHLKAASDLGVPLIGVGLLYQAGYFKQSLSRDAWQQETYPVLDPDGLPLTLLRHPGKDGMPGKPVHISLPLPNGRELHAHVWRADVGRVPLLLLDSNVPSNDEAARGITDRLYGGGGDHRLQQELLLGMGGVKALRVYQELTGTPAPEVFHTNEGHAGFLGIERIQEAMSDPTVPLSWDEALAAGRASTVFTTHTPVPAGIDRFETVQIKHFFEAGLAPAVPTDRILELGRENFDGGNPSVFNMAVMGLRLAQRANGVAKLHGVVSREMFAGLWPGFDHSEIPITSVTNGVHVPTWVDPRISTLARNQFGAEAEALGRWDLAYNVSDEDVWALRRELRAQLIEDVRRRLRASWKKRGAADAELGWTDSVLDPDVLTIGFARRVPTYKRLTLMLRDPARLKALLLDPKHPIQLVIAGKSHPADDAGKKMIQDLVRFTDDPEVRHRIVFLPNYDIAMARTLFPGCDVWLNNPLRPLEACGTSGMKAAINGSLNLSVLDGWWDEMYDGENGWAIPTANNGASADERDDIEASALYELLENQVAPRFYGTTVAQGAGAAGPSESSRETVPTHWVSMIKHTLANLGPAVSAERMLHDYVNNLYCPAAVSGRRAVAESFKEAKELAAWTTKVRNAWPQVMVEHVDSVGVSEEPQVGDSLQVNAYVALNSLTPDDVSVEVAFGRAEESDELEDIVVAELDSVEDLGNGRHLFNGSVVINRSGSFGYTVRVFPKHSALASKAELGLIANA encoded by the coding sequence GTGAAGGCTATTCGAAGGTTTACAGTCCGTACCGTCCTCCCCGAGCCCATCCGGCCCCTGGCCCGATTGGCGACCAATCTGCGCTGGTCCTGGCACCGGCCCACACGGGAACTTTTCGGGAGCCTCAACCCGGCTCTTTGGGAGGCGTCGCAGCACGACCCCATAGCCCTTCTGGGGTCCATCAGCCGCGAACAACTGCAGGACCTCGCCAACAACGGCGACGTGGTGGAGCGGGTTCAGGCAGCTGCCTCCGACCTGGACCGGTACCTCAGCGAACCGCGCTGGTACCAGGGCCTCGGCGAAGACGCTCCCGCCTGCATTGCGTACTTCTCCCCCGAATTCGGCATCACTGAGGTCCTTCCGCAGTACTCCGGCGGCCTCGGCATCCTGGCAGGCGACCATCTTAAAGCCGCCTCGGACCTCGGCGTGCCGCTGATCGGCGTCGGGCTCCTCTACCAGGCCGGCTACTTCAAGCAGTCCCTGTCCCGGGACGCCTGGCAGCAGGAAACCTACCCGGTGCTGGACCCCGACGGCCTGCCGCTCACGCTTCTTCGCCACCCCGGCAAGGACGGCATGCCCGGCAAGCCCGTCCACATTTCCCTTCCGTTGCCCAACGGCCGCGAACTCCACGCGCACGTCTGGCGTGCCGACGTCGGACGCGTTCCGCTGCTGCTGCTGGACTCCAACGTTCCCTCCAACGATGAAGCCGCCCGCGGCATCACCGACCGCCTGTACGGCGGCGGGGGCGACCACCGGCTTCAGCAGGAACTCCTCCTGGGTATGGGTGGCGTCAAGGCCCTCCGCGTCTATCAGGAACTCACCGGCACCCCCGCGCCGGAAGTCTTCCACACCAACGAAGGCCACGCAGGGTTCCTGGGCATCGAACGCATCCAGGAAGCCATGTCCGATCCCACCGTGCCCCTCAGCTGGGACGAGGCCCTCGCGGCCGGACGCGCGTCCACCGTCTTCACGACGCATACGCCCGTCCCCGCCGGCATCGACCGCTTCGAGACCGTCCAGATCAAGCACTTCTTCGAAGCCGGACTGGCACCTGCGGTGCCCACGGACCGCATCCTGGAACTCGGCCGTGAAAACTTCGACGGCGGAAACCCTTCCGTTTTCAACATGGCAGTCATGGGCCTGCGCCTGGCGCAGCGTGCCAACGGCGTGGCAAAGCTGCACGGCGTGGTGTCCCGCGAAATGTTCGCAGGCCTGTGGCCGGGATTCGACCACTCCGAGATCCCCATCACCTCCGTCACCAACGGCGTCCACGTCCCCACTTGGGTGGACCCCCGCATCTCCACCCTGGCCCGGAACCAGTTTGGCGCCGAGGCTGAAGCGTTGGGCCGGTGGGACCTTGCCTACAACGTCAGCGACGAAGACGTCTGGGCACTCCGCCGGGAGCTCCGCGCCCAACTCATCGAAGACGTCCGACGCCGGCTCCGGGCCTCCTGGAAGAAGCGCGGCGCCGCCGACGCCGAGCTCGGCTGGACCGACTCCGTGCTGGACCCGGACGTGCTCACCATCGGCTTTGCCCGTCGCGTGCCCACCTACAAGCGACTTACCCTCATGCTGCGCGACCCCGCACGCTTGAAGGCCCTGTTGCTCGATCCGAAACACCCCATCCAGCTGGTCATCGCCGGCAAGTCGCACCCCGCAGACGATGCCGGCAAGAAGATGATCCAGGACCTGGTGCGCTTCACCGACGATCCCGAAGTCCGGCACAGGATCGTCTTCCTGCCCAACTACGACATCGCCATGGCACGGACCCTGTTCCCGGGCTGCGACGTGTGGCTCAACAACCCGCTCCGCCCGTTGGAAGCCTGTGGCACCTCCGGCATGAAGGCAGCCATCAACGGCTCACTCAACCTGTCCGTCCTGGACGGCTGGTGGGACGAAATGTACGACGGCGAAAACGGTTGGGCGATTCCCACAGCCAACAACGGCGCCTCAGCGGATGAACGTGACGACATCGAAGCGTCCGCTCTGTACGAGCTCCTCGAAAACCAGGTAGCTCCGCGCTTCTACGGCACCACCGTTGCCCAAGGCGCTGGAGCTGCGGGACCGTCCGAGTCCAGCCGCGAGACCGTTCCCACTCACTGGGTATCCATGATCAAGCACACCTTGGCAAACCTCGGCCCCGCCGTTTCCGCGGAACGTATGCTCCACGACTACGTCAACAACCTCTACTGCCCGGCCGCTGTTTCCGGGCGCAGGGCTGTTGCCGAATCCTTCAAGGAAGCAAAGGAACTCGCCGCCTGGACCACCAAGGTCCGGAACGCGTGGCCCCAGGTAATGGTGGAGCACGTTGACTCCGTGGGGGTCTCCGAGGAACCCCAGGTAGGCGACAGCCTCCAGGTCAACGCCTACGTGGCCCTCAACAGCCTCACCCCGGATGACGTGTCCGTCGAGGTAGCTTTTGGGCGGGCCGAGGAGTCCGACGAACTCGAGGACATCGTGGTGGCTGAACTGGACTCCGTGGAAGACCTCGGCAACGGACGGCATCTGTTCAACGGCTCCGTGGTCATCAATCGGTCCGGTTCCTTCGGCTACACCGTCCGGGTGTTCCCGAAGCACTCGGCGCTGGCTTCCAAAGCTGAGCTGGGGTTGATCGCGAACGCCTAA